In the Mycolicibacterium thermoresistibile genome, one interval contains:
- a CDS encoding class I SAM-dependent methyltransferase: MVMMFDVTEAASARSEGDSWDITESVGATALGVAAERALETSQPDPLIRDEYAFLLVSAAGPPWTQLASSDLSWLGDDETARRMHLMSRDYQAVRTHYFDRYFAAAARAGIRQIVLLAAGLDSRAYRLDWPAGTVVYELDQPRVLDFKNRTLQAHGAVAKADRRTVAVDLRDDWPAALRHAGFDSAAPTAWLAEGLLCYLPADAQDRLFERITALSAPGSWLAVEAFHHDPQRATERRRAEWRDRTARMKAALDLNLDFEALTYDDPDRADAGEWLAAHGWHPDSVPGTEEMARMGRPVPADLLDVAVPSTLLRAHLNGASR; encoded by the coding sequence ATGGTCATGATGTTTGACGTGACCGAGGCGGCGTCGGCACGGAGCGAGGGCGACAGCTGGGACATCACCGAGAGCGTGGGCGCGACCGCTCTCGGGGTCGCTGCCGAACGGGCCCTCGAAACCTCGCAGCCGGATCCGCTCATCCGCGACGAGTACGCCTTTCTGCTGGTGTCCGCCGCCGGTCCGCCGTGGACCCAGTTGGCCAGCAGTGATCTGAGCTGGCTCGGCGACGACGAGACAGCCCGGCGGATGCACCTGATGTCACGCGACTACCAGGCCGTCCGCACCCACTACTTCGACCGGTACTTCGCGGCGGCCGCCCGCGCGGGTATCCGGCAGATCGTGCTGTTGGCCGCCGGACTGGACTCGCGGGCCTACCGGCTGGACTGGCCGGCGGGGACCGTCGTCTACGAACTCGACCAGCCCCGCGTGCTGGACTTCAAGAACCGCACCCTGCAGGCGCACGGTGCGGTCGCCAAGGCCGATCGCCGGACGGTGGCCGTCGACCTGCGCGACGACTGGCCGGCCGCGCTGCGGCACGCCGGGTTCGATTCCGCCGCCCCGACGGCCTGGCTGGCCGAGGGGCTGCTCTGTTATCTGCCCGCGGACGCGCAGGACCGGCTGTTCGAGCGGATCACCGCGCTGAGCGCACCCGGCAGCTGGCTGGCGGTGGAGGCGTTCCACCACGATCCGCAACGGGCCACCGAACGGCGCCGCGCCGAATGGCGCGACCGCACCGCCCGGATGAAGGCCGCACTCGACCTCAACCTCGACTTCGAGGCCCTCACCTACGACGACCCGGACCGCGCCGACGCCGGCGAATGGCTGGCCGCCCACGGCTGGCACCCGGACAGCGTCCCCGGCACCGAGGAGATGGCCCGGATGGGCCGGCCGGTGCCGGCGGATCTGCTCGACGTCGCGGTCCCGAGCACCCTGCTGCGCGCCCACCTGAACGGAGCGTCCCGATGA
- a CDS encoding class I SAM-dependent methyltransferase, whose amino-acid sequence MSSLRTDDDTWDIATSVGSTAVMVAASRAAETEREDALIRDPYAKVLVAGAGTGVWELILDDDFTAKIEAADPETAAIFDHMGNYQAVRTHFFDTYFARAAEAGIRQVVILASGLDSRAYRLPWPDGTVVYEIDQPKVLEYKSATLAAHGVQPAADRREVAVDLRHDWPKALRAKGFDPQQRTAWLAEGLLMYLPADAQDRLFENITALSAPGSRLAVETAAEEPVDRREQMRARMERIASQFGLEKALDVAQLMYDDPDRADVPEWLTGHGWRTEWVSAPDEMRRLDRFVAAAMPPGDDADAADLDDTAFSKFVTAERPS is encoded by the coding sequence ATGAGTTCACTACGCACCGACGACGACACCTGGGACATCGCCACCAGCGTCGGTTCCACCGCGGTCATGGTCGCGGCGTCCCGCGCCGCCGAGACCGAACGGGAGGACGCGCTGATCCGCGACCCGTACGCCAAGGTGCTCGTCGCCGGTGCGGGCACCGGGGTGTGGGAGCTCATCCTCGACGACGACTTCACCGCGAAGATCGAGGCCGCCGACCCCGAGACCGCGGCGATCTTCGATCACATGGGCAACTACCAGGCGGTGCGGACCCACTTCTTCGACACGTACTTCGCCCGGGCCGCCGAGGCGGGGATCCGCCAGGTCGTCATCCTGGCCTCGGGCCTGGATTCCCGCGCCTACCGGCTGCCGTGGCCGGACGGCACCGTCGTCTACGAGATCGACCAGCCCAAGGTGCTCGAATACAAGTCCGCGACGCTGGCCGCCCACGGTGTGCAACCGGCCGCCGACCGTCGCGAGGTGGCGGTGGACCTGCGCCACGACTGGCCGAAAGCACTGCGTGCCAAGGGCTTCGACCCGCAGCAGCGGACCGCCTGGCTCGCCGAGGGGTTGTTGATGTACCTGCCGGCCGACGCGCAGGACCGGTTGTTCGAGAACATCACCGCGCTCAGCGCGCCCGGCAGCCGGCTGGCGGTGGAGACCGCCGCGGAGGAGCCGGTGGACCGGCGCGAGCAGATGCGGGCCCGGATGGAACGCATCGCGTCGCAGTTTGGCCTGGAGAAGGCCCTCGACGTCGCCCAGCTGATGTACGACGACCCGGACCGCGCCGACGTCCCCGAGTGGCTCACCGGCCACGGCTGGCGGACCGAGTGGGTGTCCGCGCCCGACGAGATGCGGCGGCTGGACCGCTTCGTCGCGGCCGCCATGCCGCCCGGCGACGACGCCGACGCCGCGGACCTCGACGACACCGCCTTCTCCAAATTCGTCACCGCGGAGCGTCCCTCATGA
- a CDS encoding SAM-dependent methyltransferase produces MRPPGHHPGLAERIGAPAVLAAAARASESARPDALISDPLAAALVSAPELARLADATAELNGQVPALAAAHRQLTDYLAARTHRFDAFCADAAAAGIRQIVILASRLDTRAFRLSWPDDTIVFEIDRPNTLLYKAAALAGQAARPRARWRPVGVEPVATWPRALWNARFNHNEPTAWLVEGLVPMPAAEQDALITEIDMLSAAGSLLILDDSVGPHSGYNDPADWLTSRGWGVETIWARDYLAELNRPVVNTGDELFELSATFVTAEKIA; encoded by the coding sequence ATGAGACCGCCCGGCCATCACCCCGGCCTGGCCGAGCGCATCGGCGCCCCGGCGGTGCTGGCGGCCGCCGCCCGCGCCTCCGAGTCGGCCCGGCCCGACGCGCTGATCAGCGACCCGTTGGCCGCGGCACTGGTCAGCGCACCGGAACTGGCCCGGCTGGCCGACGCCACCGCCGAACTCAACGGGCAGGTCCCGGCGCTGGCCGCCGCGCACCGGCAGCTGACCGACTACCTGGCCGCCCGCACCCACCGGTTCGACGCGTTCTGCGCCGACGCCGCCGCGGCCGGGATCCGGCAGATCGTCATCCTGGCGTCCCGCCTCGACACCCGGGCGTTCCGGCTGTCCTGGCCCGACGACACCATCGTGTTCGAGATCGACCGGCCCAACACCCTGCTGTACAAGGCCGCCGCGCTGGCCGGGCAGGCGGCCCGGCCGCGGGCCCGGTGGCGGCCCGTCGGCGTGGAACCGGTCGCCACCTGGCCGCGCGCGCTGTGGAACGCGCGGTTCAACCACAACGAACCCACCGCCTGGCTGGTCGAGGGGCTGGTCCCGATGCCGGCCGCCGAGCAGGATGCGCTGATCACCGAGATCGACATGCTCAGCGCCGCGGGCAGCCTGCTGATCCTCGACGACTCGGTCGGCCCGCATTCCGGCTACAACGATCCCGCCGACTGGCTGACCTCACGCGGCTGGGGCGTCGAAACCATCTGGGCCCGTGACTATCTGGCCGAACTGAACCGCCCCGTGGTCAACACTGGCGACGAGTTGTTCGAGCTGTCGGCCACCTTCGTCACCGCGGAGAAGATCGCATGA
- a CDS encoding alpha/beta hydrolase family protein, producing the protein MTDRPPRPRSPLERIPGRAPLDSVVRPFRRTGRYYGGLWREYLRRTPQEEELPLTRPTLALAAEAFRDEVVLLGLRTRRPVSDVRAFERITAEVREALEFFGSRGCLDDPEKFFTPPPALDEVTVLPREGRRRDHDRIRWDSGYAPLPGAPGGQRYAGYSANDRCYALLLRHAEPRPWLIGIHGTEMGRAAVDLAVFRARRLHRELGLNVVLPVLPMHGPRGRGLPKGAVFPGEDVLDNVHATGQAVWDVRRLISWIRAQEPDSAIGLNGISLGGFVTSLVVSLEDGLTCAILGVPVADLIELLGRHAGLRRGDPRRETMELARPLGRMISPLSLRPRVPPRGRFVYGGIADRVVHPREQVVRLWEHWDRPDIVWYRGGHTGFFQSRSVQRFVEDALAQSGLIEAPGRA; encoded by the coding sequence ATGACCGACCGTCCGCCCCGACCGCGGTCACCCCTGGAGCGGATCCCGGGGCGGGCTCCACTGGACTCCGTGGTCCGGCCGTTCCGGCGCACCGGGCGGTACTACGGCGGCCTGTGGCGGGAGTACCTGCGCAGGACGCCGCAGGAGGAGGAACTGCCGCTGACCCGTCCCACGCTGGCGTTGGCCGCCGAGGCGTTCCGCGACGAGGTGGTGCTGCTCGGGTTGCGGACCCGCCGCCCGGTCAGTGACGTCCGCGCCTTCGAACGGATCACCGCCGAGGTTCGCGAAGCGCTCGAATTCTTCGGCAGCCGAGGCTGTCTCGACGACCCGGAGAAGTTCTTCACCCCGCCGCCGGCGCTGGACGAGGTGACGGTGCTGCCGCGGGAGGGCCGCCGGCGTGACCACGACCGGATCCGCTGGGACAGCGGATACGCCCCGCTGCCGGGCGCGCCGGGCGGCCAGCGGTATGCGGGCTACAGCGCCAACGACCGGTGTTATGCGCTGCTGCTGCGGCACGCCGAACCCCGGCCGTGGCTGATCGGCATCCACGGCACCGAGATGGGTCGCGCCGCGGTGGACCTGGCGGTGTTCCGGGCGCGGCGCCTGCACCGCGAGCTCGGCCTGAATGTGGTGCTGCCGGTGCTGCCCATGCACGGCCCGCGGGGACGCGGACTGCCCAAGGGGGCGGTGTTCCCCGGCGAGGACGTGCTCGACAACGTGCACGCCACCGGCCAGGCGGTGTGGGATGTGCGCCGGCTGATCTCGTGGATCCGCGCCCAGGAGCCGGACTCGGCGATCGGGTTGAACGGCATCTCGCTGGGTGGCTTCGTCACATCGCTGGTGGTGAGCCTGGAAGACGGCCTGACCTGTGCGATCCTCGGCGTCCCGGTGGCCGATCTGATCGAGCTGCTGGGCCGGCACGCCGGCCTGCGGCGCGGCGACCCGCGCCGGGAGACCATGGAGTTGGCCCGGCCGCTGGGCCGGATGATCTCACCGCTGTCGCTGCGACCGCGGGTGCCGCCGCGTGGCCGGTTCGTCTACGGCGGGATCGCCGACCGGGTGGTGCACCCGCGCGAGCAGGTGGTGCGGTTGTGGGAGCACTGGGACCGGCCCGACATCGTGTGGTACCGCGGCGGGCACACCGGTTTCTTCCAGTCCCGTTCGGTGCAGCGGTTCGTCGAGGACGCGCTGGCACAGTCCGGGCTGATCGAGGCGCCCGGACGCGCCTGA
- a CDS encoding aldehyde dehydrogenase family protein: protein MTTESATAPATKTSATPDIAGTVQRLRRTFASGRTRDIAWRKQQLQALERLVVENETAIAAALEKDLGRQPFEAWLADVASTAAEAKTAAKNVRKWARRRYKMLEFSQLPGLGWIEYEPYGTVLIIGAWNFPFALTLGPAVGAIAAGNVVVLKPSEVSPASSALMAELVPKYLDNDAIVVIEGDAAVSQELIAQGFDKICFTGGTDIGRKVYESAAPHLTPVTLELGGKSPVIVAADADIDVAAKRIAWTKLINSGQICIAPDYVLADASIRDQLVDRIAEAVRSFEGESGGKPIVNKRHFDRLTAALAATKGKVVLGGGSDPSTLKIEPTIVVDPALDEPLMTDEIFGPILPIVTVRSIDDAIEFVNARPKPLAAYLFTKTKAIRERVVREVPAGGMVINQLLFHFATAKLPFGGVGPSGTGAYHGRYGFEEFSHRKTVMTKPTRPDVVQMLYPPYTEKAWKLARKLF, encoded by the coding sequence ATGACCACCGAGTCCGCCACGGCACCCGCCACCAAGACATCCGCCACCCCCGATATCGCCGGCACCGTGCAGCGGCTGCGGCGCACCTTCGCCAGCGGCCGCACCCGCGACATCGCCTGGCGCAAGCAGCAGCTGCAGGCGCTGGAACGGCTGGTGGTGGAGAACGAGACGGCCATCGCCGCCGCGCTCGAGAAAGACCTCGGCCGCCAACCCTTCGAGGCGTGGCTGGCCGACGTCGCCAGCACCGCCGCCGAGGCGAAGACGGCCGCCAAAAACGTCCGCAAATGGGCCAGACGCCGTTACAAGATGCTGGAGTTCTCCCAGCTGCCCGGCCTGGGCTGGATCGAGTACGAACCGTACGGGACGGTGCTGATCATCGGTGCCTGGAACTTTCCGTTCGCGTTGACGCTCGGGCCCGCGGTCGGGGCGATCGCCGCCGGCAACGTGGTGGTGCTCAAACCGTCGGAGGTGTCCCCGGCGTCGTCGGCGCTGATGGCCGAGCTGGTGCCGAAATACCTGGACAACGACGCGATCGTGGTGATCGAGGGCGACGCCGCCGTCAGCCAGGAACTGATCGCCCAGGGCTTCGACAAGATCTGCTTCACCGGCGGCACCGACATCGGCCGCAAGGTGTACGAGAGCGCCGCACCGCATCTCACCCCGGTCACCCTGGAGCTGGGCGGCAAGAGCCCGGTGATCGTCGCCGCCGACGCCGACATCGACGTCGCGGCCAAGCGGATCGCCTGGACCAAACTGATCAACTCCGGTCAGATCTGCATCGCCCCCGACTACGTGCTCGCCGACGCGTCCATCCGGGATCAGCTCGTCGACCGGATCGCCGAGGCGGTCCGCAGCTTCGAGGGCGAGTCGGGCGGCAAGCCGATCGTCAACAAGCGCCATTTCGACCGGTTGACCGCCGCGCTGGCGGCCACCAAGGGCAAGGTCGTCCTCGGTGGGGGATCGGATCCGTCGACGCTGAAGATCGAGCCCACCATCGTCGTCGACCCGGCGCTCGACGAACCGTTGATGACCGATGAGATCTTCGGGCCGATCCTGCCCATCGTGACCGTCAGATCCATCGACGACGCAATCGAATTCGTCAACGCCCGGCCCAAGCCGCTGGCCGCCTATCTGTTCACCAAGACCAAGGCCATCCGGGAACGGGTGGTCAGGGAGGTGCCGGCCGGCGGCATGGTGATCAACCAGTTGCTGTTCCACTTCGCGACCGCCAAACTGCCGTTCGGCGGTGTCGGACCGTCGGGCACCGGCGCGTACCACGGCCGGTACGGGTTCGAGGAGTTCAGCCACCGCAAGACGGTGATGACCAAACCGACCCGACCCGATGTCGTCCAGATGCTCTACCCCCCGTATACAGAGAAGGCGTGGAAGCTGGCCCGCAAGCTGTTCTGA
- a CDS encoding SDR family oxidoreductase yields the protein MPGVQDRVIVVTGAGGGLGREYALTLAREGASVVVNDLGGARDGTGSGSAMADQVVAEIKEAGGRAVANYDSVAEPEGAENIIKTALDEFGRVDGVVSNAGILRDGTFHKMSYENWDAVQKVHLYGGYNVLRAAWPHFREQNFGRVVVATSTSGLFGNFGQANYGAAKLGLVGLINTLAQEGAKYNIKTNAIAPIAATRMTQDILPPEVFEKLTPEYVAPVVAHLMSEEIEDTASVFIVGGGKVQRTALFQNEGVTFTDGVPTVADIAARWNEITDLSDAKLATFKLG from the coding sequence ATGCCCGGAGTGCAGGATCGCGTCATCGTCGTCACCGGTGCCGGCGGCGGCCTGGGTCGTGAGTACGCCCTGACGCTGGCCCGTGAGGGCGCCAGCGTGGTCGTCAACGACCTCGGCGGGGCCCGCGACGGCACCGGTTCGGGCTCGGCGATGGCCGATCAGGTGGTCGCCGAGATCAAGGAGGCCGGTGGCCGCGCGGTCGCCAACTACGACTCGGTCGCCGAGCCGGAGGGTGCGGAGAACATCATCAAGACCGCGCTCGACGAGTTCGGCAGGGTCGACGGCGTGGTCAGCAACGCCGGCATCCTGCGCGACGGCACCTTCCACAAGATGTCCTACGAGAACTGGGACGCGGTGCAGAAGGTGCACCTGTACGGCGGGTACAACGTGCTGCGGGCGGCCTGGCCGCACTTCCGGGAGCAGAACTTCGGCCGGGTGGTCGTCGCCACCTCCACCAGCGGCCTGTTCGGCAACTTCGGCCAGGCCAACTACGGGGCGGCCAAGCTCGGCCTGGTGGGCCTGATCAACACACTGGCCCAGGAGGGTGCGAAGTACAACATCAAGACCAACGCGATCGCCCCGATCGCCGCGACCCGGATGACGCAGGACATCCTGCCGCCGGAGGTCTTCGAGAAACTCACCCCGGAGTACGTGGCCCCGGTGGTGGCCCACCTGATGAGCGAGGAGATCGAGGACACCGCGTCGGTCTTCATCGTCGGCGGCGGCAAGGTGCAGCGCACCGCGCTGTTCCAGAACGAGGGCGTCACCTTCACCGACGGGGTTCCCACGGTCGCCGACATCGCCGCCCGGTGGAACGAGATCACCGACCTGTCGGACGCCAAGCTGGCCACCTTCAAGCTCGGCTGA
- a CDS encoding NADPH:quinone oxidoreductase family protein — MKALVAQELSGPSGLVYTDWEDPSENDDVVVIDVRAAGLSFPDLLLIRGEYQLRLDPPFIPGMEIAGEVRSAPQGSGFRPGQRVSAFSMMGGFAERVAVAPQNVIPTADGIDDASAAALLGNYYTMYFALARRAALRPGETVLVFGSAGGVGTAAIQIAKAMGARVIAMVRRARGTEYVESLGPDVVLPLTEGWPQAVRDATDGRGVDVVVDPVGGDVFDDAIRVLATEGRLLVLGFAAGQGIPTVKVNRLLLRNVGVIGVGYGEFVARNPGAQQLFGSGLRHLVEGGLRPPPPVRFPLSEGRAAFEALAAGEVLGKAVLEP, encoded by the coding sequence GTGAAGGCGCTTGTCGCGCAGGAGCTGTCCGGCCCGTCCGGTCTGGTCTACACCGATTGGGAGGACCCGTCGGAGAACGACGACGTCGTCGTCATCGACGTCCGGGCGGCCGGGCTGTCCTTTCCTGACCTGTTGCTGATCCGCGGCGAGTACCAGCTCAGGCTGGACCCGCCGTTCATCCCCGGGATGGAGATCGCCGGCGAGGTCCGGTCGGCGCCGCAGGGTTCCGGATTCCGGCCCGGACAACGGGTGTCGGCGTTCTCCATGATGGGCGGCTTCGCCGAACGGGTCGCCGTCGCGCCGCAGAACGTCATCCCGACCGCCGACGGCATCGACGACGCCTCGGCCGCCGCGCTGCTGGGCAACTACTACACCATGTACTTCGCGCTGGCCCGCCGCGCGGCGCTGCGGCCGGGCGAGACGGTGCTGGTGTTCGGTTCGGCCGGCGGTGTCGGAACCGCGGCGATCCAGATCGCCAAGGCGATGGGCGCCCGGGTGATCGCGATGGTGCGGCGCGCCCGGGGGACCGAGTACGTGGAGTCCCTGGGGCCCGACGTGGTGCTGCCGCTCACCGAGGGCTGGCCGCAGGCCGTGCGCGACGCCACCGACGGGCGCGGCGTCGACGTGGTGGTCGACCCGGTCGGCGGTGACGTGTTCGACGACGCGATCCGGGTGCTGGCCACCGAGGGCAGGCTGCTGGTGCTGGGCTTCGCCGCCGGGCAGGGCATCCCGACCGTCAAGGTGAACCGGCTGCTGCTGCGCAACGTCGGCGTGATCGGGGTCGGCTACGGCGAGTTCGTCGCCCGCAATCCGGGCGCCCAACAGTTGTTCGGGTCCGGGCTGCGGCATCTGGTGGAGGGCGGGCTGCGCCCGCCGCCGCCGGTGCGGTTCCCGCTGTCGGAGGGCCGGGCCGCGTTCGAGGCGCTGGCCGCCGGGGAGGTGCTCGGCAAGGCCGTCCTCGAGCCGTGA
- a CDS encoding DUF456 domain-containing protein yields MSTGGVILVALAVAVGIVGIVVPILPGTLLIFAAIGVWAFVEASPAAWVTFGVVTALLGAGQLIKYLWPMRRMRRADVSTSTLVVGAVVGIIGFFVIPVLGLVLGFVGGVYLAELGRRGDARAAWSATVHAIKGVALSVGLELAAALLATAVWVAGLFVT; encoded by the coding sequence ATGAGCACCGGCGGCGTCATCCTGGTCGCCCTGGCCGTGGCCGTCGGGATCGTGGGCATCGTGGTGCCGATCCTGCCCGGCACCCTGCTGATCTTCGCGGCGATCGGGGTGTGGGCGTTCGTCGAGGCCTCACCCGCGGCGTGGGTGACGTTCGGTGTCGTCACCGCGCTGCTGGGGGCCGGTCAGCTGATCAAGTATCTGTGGCCGATGCGGCGGATGCGCCGCGCCGACGTCAGCACCTCGACCCTGGTGGTCGGCGCGGTGGTGGGCATCATCGGGTTCTTCGTGATCCCGGTGCTGGGCCTGGTGCTCGGCTTCGTCGGCGGCGTCTACCTCGCCGAGTTGGGCCGCCGCGGCGACGCCCGGGCGGCCTGGTCGGCCACCGTGCACGCGATCAAGGGCGTCGCGCTGTCGGTGGGGCTGGAACTGGCGGCGGCGCTGCTCGCCACCGCGGTGTGGGTGGCCGGGCTGTTCGTGACCTAG